TTCCGGGGCTCCTAGCCACATGGTCGAGCATTCATTTTAAGGTATCTGGCGGGGGCACTTTTTTTAGCCGCTCCTTATACAACACCCCTCCAACGGACGCTAACATAAAAATCTTAACATAGGAATGGAGATAACTCGGTTAATTGCAAGAAATGAAATTCACGTATATTATCCACGCAGATGGCATTACGCTATAATAATGTGGGATCAACCCCCAAATTTAGTTCAATTCTTACTTTGAGAGGAGTCATTTTTCTCGGCAAGTCGAATAAGTCGTTCCCATTTGTTACAATGTTTGTTGCCCATAGTAGAGAACTATAGATAATGTGGGAAATAAACAGAGCATGGCATATATTTGTAGTTTGGCACTCACGAGGATCAAGGAGCGGCAGCGTGAAACTACACCTGTGAGATCATACAGCCTTATGTAGATATAGACTATATGAGCGTTTGATTTAAGGTGAGAGAAAATGTGTACACCGAGAATCTTAAGTTCTTTAACAGTTTGTAGGCGTTGGTCTTACATTATGTACATATGCCGCACACGAGCTACTTCATTCTTAGGATGAAAGGTAATAGCTTTGGATTAAATTACATTTACCTCGATCTGATTTAGTCTCACGCATGCTAAAGCTTAGTAAGGAAGTCATTGCAGTTTAGTACCTTGTGGCAGACATTATTTTGAGAAATAATTGGGGTGATATGGTTTGCACTGATGAATTCAATTTAGGTGTCAATACTGAAAATAACATTAATATAAGTGTTCAACAGTAGAGGACTCTAAATAATTTGTCCTGGTGCGCCACTTCTCACTGGTAAAATATATGACATCTAAACATacactctctccctttctttcagTATTTTGTAGGTGTGCACAGTGAATTTTGTATCAAAATTCGAAATATTTTAGCGACAGTTTGGGACGACTATGACTAGCTTCTAGAAATTGCCTTCATTTCTGTAATAAATAAGGTATCAGATTCAAATGAACTTAATGTAAGCGATTCGTCGGTTTCTTCAAGTAGCCGCCGTTAATTGAGTATTGCAACTGAAATGAACTTGGAGGTGAACAAAATGATAACATCAGGCACCAACTCTTTACCCTTCTGAGCTCAACAGCATAACGAGTGTTTTCGTTTTGGCACAACTCACACCTTGGGctgcataagagggctttcgtaAAGCTACCGACCTCCTCATTCGATGACACTCTACGAGCCGCCTGCGGTAGAGCAGGCTGTGTCACGTGCGGCGCCAGAGCTGAAACTTGCGGGGCGATGGAGCACTCGcttacactctcaaggttagggtACACAAAGCACGAATGCACTTGAATGTCGAAGAGGCGACCGGCGCCGGCGTAACTGAGTTGGTAGATGAGGTTGCGTGACATGCAGAGGTCGTGGCCCGAACCTCCTACATGACGTGACgtgcttttcttgcttttattgatGATTCGCTTTTTTGTAAAGGTTGGTATGTTTAACACGTCAGCAGAACTGACATTTGTGGTTCTCACAGATGATACTCAACTTTGCAGGGCAGCAAGAGTGCAAAATGGACCTGCAGGCCTATAGAAATGTGGACGGAGTGTGGGTGAACAAGATATTCCACGAGGACATCTTGCGAAGCGCGATTTCCTACAAACCGCATCCAGGGGATATATTCGTCGCATCCTACCCCAAGTGTGGAACAACGTGGACGCAGTTCCTTGTACTGAGTATCCTAAACAGGGGCGAAACTCCCAAAACGCCCGTCGACTTCATGTTGGCTTCTCCGTTCCTGGAACTTATGGGGGCAGAGGCAGCAGAGAAGATGGTGAGGCCGGGGCCCATCAAGACGCATCTACCTTTTCACAAGGTGCCTTTCTCCAGTGAGGCTAAATACATCTATGCTACAAGAAATCCGTATGACGTGTGCGTTTCCTTCTACTATCACGTCGTAGGTTTCACACCGAAGAGTGTAGAGGACGCTTCCTTTGGACGGTTTCACGAACTTTTCATCTCGGGGAGGGTGAATTTCGGCGACTACTTCGACCACCTGTTGTCCTGGTACGAGCACCGAGATTTGCCGAACATTTTGTGCTTTACATTCGAAGATATGAAGAAGGATACCACCTCCTGGACGCTAAAAGTAGCTGACTTTCTTGGCGAACAGTACGGAATTGAACTTCGGAAGGATCCTGCATTACTGCACAAAGTTGTAAGCGCCTCCAGCAAGGAGAACGTGAATCAAGTATTCAGTGGGGAAAGGGCCTTTCTAAAAAATTTGTTGAGCCTCCCACCCGAAAAAGCCATTAAATCCTTGGAAGTGCAGCGCATGTTTGTGGCTGAAATGCCGGAGATGCACGAACACAAACAATTTGTCCGAAAAGGCGTGGTTGGTGATTGGAAGACTCATTTCACGCCCGTCCAGATCGATAAGACTAAAGCCTGGATCAATGAAAAGACCCGAGGATCGGACGTTATGCAGCTGTGGAAGAATGCTGATTTGCCTTAACACAACCAACTAATGAAACGCgaaaaggaagagataaaaaTGCCTTCAGCAGGTTTCGTTTGGAAATATGTTGAACGACTTGAGAGCTAGAATATAGTTTAGCgttgctactgttttcttttacGAGTCCACTAATACGTGTTAGTGCTGAAAGCAGATATCGGCACGATATCCGAAATGTGCAAAAACAACAACACAGGAAATTTCTTCACTCCTTTTTGTGGGAAAACAGAACGCCTCTTCAGGTGTGGCACCGAAGAATTCGCCAGCATTTGCAGCACTATTCTGTAGAATGAGCAAAAATGCACTTTGTAGAGAACTTAGTCTCGTGTTTCTTTCGGTCTAAATAAAAGATTTGGCGACTGTAGCCCTTTAAAAAACACGTGTCTGTTAGAGTAAAGTAGAGTTACTTTAGAGTAAAGCGCAGGCATTCCTTTATTTTGATGCAGGGAGTGTTCCTTAATACTGAGCGAGAAAGAAGGCAATATAATAAAGATAACGAAGCAACTTCGGAATTTAGCGCTTGCTAATGAATACGGATACGGAATCAATACATATTTGCACTAAGCGAAATCTTCTTTTTGCCCGAATAAAACAGGAATGCATGTTAGGACATGAAGCTTGCTCAGTATTTAAAACATTGCAAAGCCGGTATGGTACATGGGTTACCACAGTCTTTCGCACACTCAGAACACAGTGAAAAAGCTATTCTATGAAATGTTTTATAAAGACGTATGTGCAAACGTTCAGGGACATCAACTGGACTCGTGTAACATTGCTGTTAGCACAATTTCCATAAGCACAACATATGCAATGGTTTCTGCTCTGTCATGTTATGGTTTAGCATGACAGAAGGTGTACTTACGCACTTGTCTACAGCGTCTTCCGATATCTGAAACGTTGCTAACAGATGAGGAAATAAAGCTAataaagaaacgaagaaaggtaGGGATGTGGCGAAGCTTCAAGTAATGAGTTGCTTTAAATATGTATGCGCATGTATTGGGATAACGGAACccccttttctgaaaaaaaaaaacagttgtcgGAGCGCGCTTGTCATATGCACCCCGTTTGTCCCATCCAAATCCTAGTGTATCGCGTCATTTCCACATAAAATGAACAACCAACTGGCCTCCATTGCTGCCTTGTTGGTTCACGTGTTCAGCTTTCCCGGGTTTTAGATTTGTTTGGTCCGTGACTATGAACTTTTCTTTGGCAATGAACACTAAACTGTGGTTAAAAAGCTAACGTTGGGTGTGCGTAGTTACGCCAAACGCGAATTAATAGCGCTAGCCTTTCCGTTTTTGCTTCGGTTCTGGTGTGCAGATTTTCTGCTCCCGGGTGGatgttgttcggatagcgatagtAGGTTAATGACCATATATACGGAATTGGTCATGCtcaactttgcattcatagatccttgggagtccttgTACTACTTCTGGCGTAAAGGTGCAGCGCTTAGGCGATACGCCTCTGCCCTGATATGGCacgtgctgccatcggtggaacTTCTGAGACCCAGCTTGCTATTCACCAGCAAACTGCCGCGGTGAAATCAACTGCCACCGGCCACGGTGGGTTGGTTGCCCACAGCCAGGAGGGCGGGTGGCAGGTTGACCACAGCCTGTCGGGCAGGCGGGAAACCTGCCAGAAAAGCGGCCTCTGACAAACAAGCACACAATGGCTAAATGAACGAATGCCCACTATAAGTGCTAACGCGTTGAAAACCACCTCGCGCCTTGCACTTTATTCCTGAAAAGTGTTTCTACTTAAATCACCTTACAAAGAGAAATTTTACTCAGTGAAACGCCATGTACGCTTTCGGCGTAACTTCTTGTTCCCTTAATGGTAATATGGTTCTCGTTTGTtgttttttatacgtctttatttctgcataaaataggcctagccttgcggcagaaatgaggggcttcatgggggtggaggtggtggagggggaggagggccgggctccacttcttcgaagtggggtggtcctgtggtcggctctgcgaagaaacggccaggcccgtcttgttccttgaagtataggagaaaagcccgccagagccggagtgcgtccgatgatccgatgtgtaatggtggatcgacccattcctgcaaggtgccaggtcggtgcccgcccagggactgaagtgctcgctcccgcaccacgtcaaaagcagggaagcgccacaaaaggtgttcggtCGTGTCTCTGGtcgggcatgccgggcattgaggggtcgggtatgagtgcgggttgatgaggttgagctttgctTGCGACAGAAGCTGGCTTCACCAGCTTCTGTCgtttcttgtttatttctgtgATTATATAAATAACCACACTATAGACTAACGTTTCTTGCCCGTTTCTTATCAGATAT
This region of Amblyomma americanum isolate KBUSLIRL-KWMA chromosome 5, ASM5285725v1, whole genome shotgun sequence genomic DNA includes:
- the LOC144135416 gene encoding sulfotransferase 1C4-like isoform X1 yields the protein MRSTKGWLCSMRRPKWSSGGCVFLRRRRVAERMKGGIAGQQECKMDLQAYRNVDGVWVNKIFHEDILRSAISYKPHPGDIFVASYPKCGTTWTQFLVLSILNRGETPKTPVDFMLASPFLELMGAEAAEKMVRPGPIKTHLPFHKVPFSSEAKYIYATRNPYDVCVSFYYHVVGFTPKSVEDASFGRFHELFISGRVNFGDYFDHLLSWYEHRDLPNILCFTFEDMKKDTTSWTLKVADFLGEQYGIELRKDPALLHKVVSASSKENVNQVFSGERAFLKNLLSLPPEKAIKSLEVQRMFVAEMPEMHEHKQFVRKGVVGDWKTHFTPVQIDKTKAWINEKTRGSDVMQLWKNADLP
- the LOC144135416 gene encoding sulfotransferase ssu-1-like isoform X2, translated to MDLQAYRNVDGVWVNKIFHEDILRSAISYKPHPGDIFVASYPKCGTTWTQFLVLSILNRGETPKTPVDFMLASPFLELMGAEAAEKMVRPGPIKTHLPFHKVPFSSEAKYIYATRNPYDVCVSFYYHVVGFTPKSVEDASFGRFHELFISGRVNFGDYFDHLLSWYEHRDLPNILCFTFEDMKKDTTSWTLKVADFLGEQYGIELRKDPALLHKVVSASSKENVNQVFSGERAFLKNLLSLPPEKAIKSLEVQRMFVAEMPEMHEHKQFVRKGVVGDWKTHFTPVQIDKTKAWINEKTRGSDVMQLWKNADLP